cgtaccgcaggaccatggttacagaccgttgatttccatcagacagccaagatctgatctcatcaagactgtctgatcaatcagacagcccagatcatcctgatccatcagattccagcgcttgcgccacactggattacagcctggagagagaaaaatttgcttttaaaaagtaggacatgtgtcacacaatggttggctgggcgtgatttttgttcatttaatactttgaactcaattatttcgttgtaaattaattttttatttttataccaaaattcataatttttttttgtctacaaatagagacttggttcgtttgatttggacacagaaaaaaaaaacgcaatttttcactaccttaatctcattttttgtctactaaatacgttacttgtgtgttgtaatttaacacgcaccactcaaccaactcactgaaaccattataccaggaaaatagtagataatattctggaacttttgttatattttatgaaatttttggagacctgaaactatttttagttaattaaatgagataaaacggtaattaaaaactaatgtttgcttctgaaaccattttactggtagaatggttgcacatagttgtattctgaaaccattttactggtagaatggtttcaatgagtaatttattaattgtgtttgcttctgaaaccatttatctggtacaatggtttcagagagttgtaatctgaaaccattttgctggtagaatggtttcagtaagttgattattagttatttgcttctgaaaccatttagcttgtagaatggtttcagagatttatactctgaaaccattttcctggtagaatggtttcagtgagttgatgtaaggtagtgaaaaatgagattaaggtagtgaaaaattgggtttttttttctgtgtccaaatcaaacgaaccaagtctctatttgtagagaaaaaaaatttataaattttggtataaaaaataaaaaataaaaaattaatttacgacgaaataatcgagtttaaagtattaaatgaaaaaaaattaacgcagccaaccattgtgtgacacgtggcCTTACCTTTTCAAAAGTTTTCTCTCTCCGCCCATCCTTCAgaccacgcgcgcctgtcggcgcgtgtgatgcacgcgcttgGATTTTGTCCACtaacacgctgccacgtgtccttggggtgggaaaagaaggtgggggcgcgtgtacttttgggtaaattacagaaatgcccctgttgctctattctttcaaaaattaaaaacatgagtATTTTTATCCAACTgaaaaaggtgcaccttgctaacttagacccaactgggtctaagttagcagcccccaaaaaataaaattattatatggttaataatataaaaaagattttattatcttttagtcaaaaagatgataaaataaaatacttatataaaataaatctgCAGCCACCGCTACAccaaacaagattttttttttttgaaacaactaCACCAAACAAGATTtgtacttgtaaaaaaaaaaattttttacctacccctacatttatctctttaccccaacatattttaaactATTCACATTTTACCTTTATCTTATTatagtatattttattatttgttactTTGTCGTTTTCTCACTTTTATGTACACCCCTTCAAACACAATGTTCCAGTAACCCTTTTTTTTTCCGGTCTGTTAATTTTACCGGAACAGTTTTCAAAGGTATTTCGGTACGATATTTTCCGGTTTACaaaattttttagaattttcatcgtttttaccggaacacttataACAAGTTTTCCGGTTTGTATTTTATTTAGAACCTATTATAATTGGTCACCGGAACACCTTAAAAATGTGTTTCGGTATAggaaaaattgcaaattttttttgtggttacCTAGTCTTCCGGTATGTTAAAGAGCCACATTTTACTTGTACTGAAATATTTCCTAGGGCAGTCCCGTACAGCTACCTCGATTGAGATCACAACTAATTTTCATACTTCCAAAAGTACAAAAGAGCAAAACGTTATTTTGTTATCAATACAAAACTCCCCAGTTTCTGATTCATTAGCAACAATTGCAGTCAAGCCAGCAGTAGTAGCCAGCAGATGATGATCTCCCATATGTATACAGAGATCTGGGAACAATGTTTGAAGTATACTGGAAATGATAAACTAGCACATATAAGATAATCAATTCGGATAAACTAACCATTATTTAACCAAATTAGAAGAAAAGGGGTAGTTCTTAAGAAATTGAGACTTTGCACAACTTgaatctccaacaacacaaacatTTATGTCCCCTCTAAGGTTGATGCCTTCATGAGTAGATTTGTGGACACCACCAACAAGCAAAAGAAGGATTGCCTGCTTCACTTCTCGATGACCAAAAACCGTTGGAGCAATACTATCAATAAGTTTGACAAAGGAATCTTGAGTACTCTGTGCTCCTCATTCGTTGAACTTCATCCAGTTCCCGTGCCTATCAATTACATCAACCAaatataagtttaattttttctcAGATACCCGGCACAAATTTGACCGCAAAAATTAAGTGTATGTGTTGGGAAACAAAAAAAGTGTATAGtttaacataccggaacacttataACGAGTGTTCCGGGGTCAACAACAAAATTTCTCCAATTTATCTCATACCGGTATACATTTTCAAATTGTTCCGGTGATCAATTATAATAGATTCTGAATATAATACAATCCGGAACACTTGTAAgaagtgttccggtaaaaacgatcaatttttatttttttataagcaacgATGAAAATTTTGCAAACTGGAAAATATTGTTTCGGAAtacttttaaaaagtgttccggtaaaattAACATGCCGGGAAAAAAAAGACTTACCGGAACATTGTGTTTGAAGGGGTGTACAGTTTACCGAAAAAATGAGGAAACGACAAAGtaacaaataataaattttttttttttttttggtacataacaaataataaaatatagtatAATAAGATAAGTGTAAAATgggaataatttaaaatatgttggggtaaagggataaatgtaggggtaggaaaaaaaaaattcaaaaatctttcACATAATCtagtcaaataataaaaaagtactatcgttatttaattaaatattatatataattattttttttcaattaatctaGCTGCTAGAAAATTCACATTGAGATAAGTCACCGATGAGGAGTTTGGATAGCATCTATAGATCATGATTTCGATCTTCgactcattgtaaaaaaaaaatcacattgagatgaatatatatatatatatatatgacccatgcatatataatttctttttgactaaataaattaaatttataattactATACAGACGCGTTCTGTGTTGTCtatgtgatatatattttctattatgcaaagttatataaaaaaaaggacatgttttatgttatgttgaatttgttaataaaaaaattttgctctaaaaaagaaaaaaaagaaatgttttatgttatggtgagtttgttaataaaataattttagtgctaaaaaaaagtcaatgatattattggtattatgaaaatttcacacaaaaaaattttGTATGCTCTTTTggtctgtttggattaacttatttttgagcttatttaagttatttttatgtattattataggtattgtttggcctgactttttttcctcttctttttccttAGAAGTAAGAAGCTAcgccaaacaacaatttttaaaagctctactaagaaaaaaaacagtttttatattttaagaaaaattatattcctccgtcccaaatctttGGTCTTTAAGAAACCAATGtacaattaatgatattttaccatttgtactcttactaaagttaaaacattaattaaatatattttctttttcttaataaagtaagggtaaaaattaCTTAACTTATCGAtctttatcatttcttaatctccgtgtaaaactctaaaaaaactaaagttttgggacagaggaagtaatatattatcaaacatatcttttaaccttattataataaaataaaaaataacttttaaccttttttaataaaaaaagtaagatttaccaaacaacttttattttagttttaaagctaTTATTTATAGCTTTATGATTAAAAGAGTTTCTCCacttaaaaaaagttgggtcaaacgaTAACTAAGTTTATCAAGATagattatgataaaataacttataaaaatacaattttcgaTAGTATGAACTTATATAAtagcataaaattaaatttatattgcataagtttaaAAATAGGCCGATTCAAACggatatttatatatatagatatagattaaaATACACGgctaataatataaaaaatagatatGCCGTTGTAGCCTTGTAGGAATAAAAATACATATTCGACACTTTTATTATTTTGGTCACACATATAATTCCATAAGAAATGGCTTATTTTTTAATACTGGGAAGACACTGATTAATAACTGAGAATCCTCCATCAACCACCAAGTTGTGTCCACTAATATAAGCTGATTCATCAGAAGCAAGAAACAAAGCAGTTTCTGCAATATGAGTAGTCTTCAATGTAATTCCTTTCAAATTTGCAAAATCATTCCCAATAGCTTCAACTTCACTCACCTCCATGTCCAGTCCTCTACATGAAAGAGGTGTGGCAACAGCATACGGTGAAATTGAATTCACTCTAATTCCATAAGCTCCAAGCTCACTGCACGTTGAGCGAACGAGTCCTATAAGACCGTGTTTGGATGCTGTGTAATCATGTCCTGCACATCCAGCAACAGAGCCAGCCACACTAGCGGTGCAAATTATGGATCCGCGTATTTTTCTTTCCACCATGGCACGCGCAGCGTGCTTGATAGTTGCAGCTGATCCACGAACGTTAACGGCCATGGTGTTGTCAAATTTATTTAGATCAAATTCTAGTATGCTAGCCAAAGGACCTGCAATTAGAGTGTAAGAATTAGACGACCAATCAACTTTATCtgaaaaaccaaaccaaaccaaaccaaaccggtATGTTATCCCTTACCTGGTACCCCAACATTACTGAACATGATGTCTAAGCTACCATATTTCTCCAATGTGAAAGCAACTACTTCCTCAACTTGTTTCTCATTTCTCACATCACAATGGTGGTAACTCACTTTTTCTAAACCAATTGAATTTGCAACTTGATGACCCAATTCATCATTAACATCAGCTATAACTACAAATGCTCCATTTTCCACAAATGTCTTCACTGTCTCTGCTCCTATTCCACTAGCTGCCCCAGTTATTATAGCGACCTTACCCTCCAACCTATGTTAAAATTAAGATTGATTcatcattaaataaaaataagaagacATTATTAGAGAGAGTCTATTAATTAAGAGGCACACCTTCTTTTTGACATGGTGAACTACCTTTGAATCTTGAAATATTTGCTCTCTATCTTGTATGTAgtatatgtttataaataaaaagtttcatAATGTTATTTATAGGCTAAATTCTAATCCATGTGACAATATTGATATTAttagatttaaatatataaatttcgATTATATATGTGTAAATTTCAGTAATGGTGTTTGCCACTTCgtttatatataaaaagggGTTTCTAATAGATGGAaggtgttttttgtttttttgaaaaggcaaaaatatactccctccgatcttttttataaggaacacttagggtaaaaaatttggtcctttttataagaaactttgaccaatttccaaatattttaaatgttcaatttcacttatgcccttatttattatgagagagaatttaaaaataaataagttagttgaataaagagtaattaaataagggtatacatggaataaatttaaatttataagagtattaaatgaaaataactatgttaaatgtgcttcattggtctgtgtaattttttcaaagtgttccttataaaaaggaccggagggagtattattaaAGGAAATGGATTGTCTCCAGTGGAGATTTCACTGGATTCTCTCAAGTTTCCATCTCAACCCTCTATTACTATTTGgctattttaataattaaaaatgctTATTGTGAAAAAAGATGAGTGGATGAGATTCCACATGACAAAAATGTCACGTGAGAGGATCCCCTCCCATTATTAAATAACCAAAGGACATTGTACAAGGAGTACAAAAGCCAAAGGACTTCTAGATAGAGAGAGTCATATTTTGACTAAATCAACTATCGGAAAATTCACAATTTaatcatttacattttttttgacaatgagtaaaaaaaaaacacatgtcAAAAAATTTAGGACAAATGTATCCGGAAGTCTTTAAACTTTGtgtatataaaatataagtcctttaaattttttaggtaacaaataaattttttaagtttataatttattgcaGTGTTGTCTTTCAAGTTATTCTTCGTTACAAAAAACCATGAGGTAACTTAGTAAGGTGAAAGTGACCACCGTGTTTTGGTTTCCAAATAACAAGAAGCAACAACTTTCAGTACAAGTTTAACGGTTACGTTAGCTCTCTTGTAATGGAGGCTGAAAGGGTAACTATACAATAAATTAGAAACTTAATGGAcctatttgttacctaaaaaacttaaagaactTATTTGTTACGTAAAAACTTAAAGGATCTATGTATTACAAACGTGAAACTTAAAACATCATTGAATGCATTATACTAAATATTTAATACTAATAAGGTGGTGtaagtagtaatttttttttttaatattttaagcaATTGGCCTGGAATATGAAGACGTCTTCCtacccgtgtttcttttatatcccttgaattttcaatttttcccttgcaaaaaatttcggtttctacaaaccgaattttttttttgccttgaaattttttttcagtttctagaaaccaaattttactctgaatttacactagaaaaaattctatttctataaaccgaatttttttacaagggcaaaattaaaaaacaaataatattttgaaagtATTAGACCGCATCAAGACTTACTTATAGGTAGGTCTGTATGTATCTGTGGATCCATGTTTTCAATGGATCGATGgcgttttttgttttattttgaaaagggaaaaatattattaaagaaGCAAATGGACATTTATGTTATTAAAGAACCAAAAGGACATTGTACAAGGAGTACGAAAGCCAAATGATGGATGgtgtcattaattttttttgttttattacatGATAGAGTGTCATATTTTGACTAAGTCAACAATCGAAAAACTCACGATTTaatcatttacaattttttgacaataagtaaaaaaaaataaacatgtcACAAAATTTAGGTCAAATGTATCTGAAGGTCatttaagtttataatttattgcaTTGTTGTCCTTCAAGTTATTCTTTGTTACAAATGCTGAAGTAA
This genomic interval from Trifolium pratense cultivar HEN17-A07 linkage group LG6, ARS_RC_1.1, whole genome shotgun sequence contains the following:
- the LOC123891070 gene encoding short-chain dehydrogenase reductase 3b-like; its protein translation is MSKRRLEGKVAIITGAASGIGAETVKTFVENGAFVVIADVNDELGHQVANSIGLEKVSYHHCDVRNEKQVEEVVAFTLEKYGSLDIMFSNVGVPGPLASILEFDLNKFDNTMAVNVRGSAATIKHAARAMVERKIRGSIICTASVAGSVAGCAGHDYTASKHGLIGLVRSTCSELGAYGIRVNSISPYAVATPLSCRGLDMEVSEVEAIGNDFANLKGITLKTTHIAETALFLASDESAYISGHNLVVDGGFSVINQCLPSIKK